A region of Ictidomys tridecemlineatus isolate mIctTri1 chromosome 4, mIctTri1.hap1, whole genome shotgun sequence DNA encodes the following proteins:
- the Znrd2 gene encoding protein ZNRD2: MALNGAEVDDFSWEPPTEAETKVLQARRERQDRISRLMGDYLLRGYRMLGETCADCGTILLQDKQRKIYCVACQELDSDVDKDNPALNAQAALSQAREHQLSSATELPSGPRPTPQPPVPRPEHCEGAAAGLKAAQGPPTPATAPSADVVTCTQAALLQKLTWASAELGSSTSLETSIQLCGLIRACAEALRSLKQLQH; encoded by the exons ATGGCCCTGAACGGCGCTG AAGTCGACGATTTCTCCTGGGAGCCCCCGACTGAGGCGGAGACGAAGGTGCTGCAGGCGCGACGGGAGCGACAGGATCGCATCTCCCGGCTCATGGGCGACTACCTGCTGCGCGGTTACCGCATGCTGGGCGAGACGTGCGCGGACTGTGGG ACGATCCTTCTCCAAGACAAACAGCGGAAAATCTACTGCGTAGCTTGTCAGGAGCTCGACTCAGACGTGGATAAAGATAATCCGG cTCTGAAtgcccaggctgccctctccCAAGCTCGGGAACACCAGCTATCCTCTGCCACAGAGCTGCCCTCTGGCCCCAGGCCCACACCTCAGCCCCCAGTACCACGACCGGAGCATTGTGAGGGAGCTGCAGCAGGGCTCAAGGCAGCCCAGGGGCCACCTACTCCTGCTACGGCTCCAAGTGCAGATGTGGTGACTTGCACACAGGCAGCCCTCCTGCAGAAGCTCACCTGGGCCTCAGCTGAGCTGGGCTCTAGCACTTCCCTGGAGACTAGCATTCAGCTGTGTGGCCTTATCCGGGCATGTGCTGAGGCCCTGCGCAGCCTGAAGCAGCTGCAGCACTAa